One genomic window of Medicago truncatula cultivar Jemalong A17 chromosome 1, MtrunA17r5.0-ANR, whole genome shotgun sequence includes the following:
- the LOC11428755 gene encoding chorismate mutase 2 isoform X2 has protein sequence MATAENEYTLDTVRETLVRQEDTIVFGLIERSKFPFNSQTYDQNYLQIPGFCGSLVEFVFTNTEIVQAKAGRYKNPEENPFFPENLSLSLVPSYPFTKFLHPGAASININKSLWKMYFHDLLPLFVASGDDGNYAQTAASDLSLLQAISKRVHYGKFVAEVKFRESPQDYEPLIRSKDKEGLMKLLTFKSVEEMVKKRVEKKATLFGQDISLNSSDDSKGKQKFDPSVASKLYEKWVIPLTKEVQVEYLLRRLD, from the exons ATGGCCACAGCAGAGAATGAATATACTCTTGATACAGTGAGGGAGACTTTGGTTAGACAAGAAGATACAATTGTTTTTGGTCTTATTGAGAGATCAAAGTTTCCTTTTAATTCTCAAACTTATGATCAGAATTATCTTCAAATCCCTGGTTTTTGTGGCTCATTGGTTGAGTTTGTTTTCACCAATACTGAGATTGTTCAAGCTAAG GCTGGAAGATACAAAAACCCTGAAGAGAATCCCTTCTTTCCAGAAAATTTATCATTGTCACTTGTTCCATCTTACCCCTTCACAAAG TTTTTGCATCCTGGAGCCGCTTCGATTAACATAAACAAGTCCTTATGGAAAATGTACTTTCATGACCTGCTTCCATTGTTCGTTGCTTCCGGTGATGATGGCAACTATGCACAAACTGCAGCTAGCGACCTCTCATTGTTGCAG GCCATTTCTAAAAGAGTTCATTATGGAAAGTTTGTAGCTGAAGTGAAATTCAGGGAATCTCCTCAAGACTATGAGCCTTTAATTCGGTCTAAG GACAAAGAAGGGTTGATGAAATTGTTGACATTTAAGAGTGTTGAAGAGATGGTAAAGAAAAGGGTTGAAAAGAAGGCAACATTGTTTGGGCAGGATATAAGCCTTAACAGCAGTGATGACAGTAAAGGTAAACAAAAGTTTGATCCATCAGTGGCTTCTAAGTTGTATGAGAAATGGGTAATACCTCTTACTAAGGAGGTTCAGGTTGAGTACCTACTGCGCCGGTTGGATTGA
- the LOC11428755 gene encoding chorismate mutase 2 isoform X1: protein MMIKFKLLILVLTMSTVINKMATAENEYTLDTVRETLVRQEDTIVFGLIERSKFPFNSQTYDQNYLQIPGFCGSLVEFVFTNTEIVQAKAGRYKNPEENPFFPENLSLSLVPSYPFTKFLHPGAASININKSLWKMYFHDLLPLFVASGDDGNYAQTAASDLSLLQAISKRVHYGKFVAEVKFRESPQDYEPLIRSKDKEGLMKLLTFKSVEEMVKKRVEKKATLFGQDISLNSSDDSKGKQKFDPSVASKLYEKWVIPLTKEVQVEYLLRRLD from the exons atgatgattaaatttaagtTGCTGATTCTTGTGTTAACAATGTCTACAGTGATAAACAAAATGGCCACAGCAGAGAATGAATATACTCTTGATACAGTGAGGGAGACTTTGGTTAGACAAGAAGATACAATTGTTTTTGGTCTTATTGAGAGATCAAAGTTTCCTTTTAATTCTCAAACTTATGATCAGAATTATCTTCAAATCCCTGGTTTTTGTGGCTCATTGGTTGAGTTTGTTTTCACCAATACTGAGATTGTTCAAGCTAAG GCTGGAAGATACAAAAACCCTGAAGAGAATCCCTTCTTTCCAGAAAATTTATCATTGTCACTTGTTCCATCTTACCCCTTCACAAAG TTTTTGCATCCTGGAGCCGCTTCGATTAACATAAACAAGTCCTTATGGAAAATGTACTTTCATGACCTGCTTCCATTGTTCGTTGCTTCCGGTGATGATGGCAACTATGCACAAACTGCAGCTAGCGACCTCTCATTGTTGCAG GCCATTTCTAAAAGAGTTCATTATGGAAAGTTTGTAGCTGAAGTGAAATTCAGGGAATCTCCTCAAGACTATGAGCCTTTAATTCGGTCTAAG GACAAAGAAGGGTTGATGAAATTGTTGACATTTAAGAGTGTTGAAGAGATGGTAAAGAAAAGGGTTGAAAAGAAGGCAACATTGTTTGGGCAGGATATAAGCCTTAACAGCAGTGATGACAGTAAAGGTAAACAAAAGTTTGATCCATCAGTGGCTTCTAAGTTGTATGAGAAATGGGTAATACCTCTTACTAAGGAGGTTCAGGTTGAGTACCTACTGCGCCGGTTGGATTGA
- the LOC11426717 gene encoding formin-like protein 18, whose translation MALFRKFFYKKPPDGLLEITERVYVFDYCFTTDVIDEDEYKVYIGGIIRQIREHFPDASFMVFNMREGENQSHISNILCDYDMTVMDYPRQYEGCPLLTMEMIHHFLRSGENWLQLGNQNIVLMHCERGGWPVLAFMLAALLIYRKMYTGEQKTLDMIYKQAPRELLQLMSPLNPLPSQLRYLQYISRRNVGSEWPPLDRALTLDCVIIRQIPNMDGEGGCRPIFRIYGQDPFIPANRSPKVLFSTPKRSKLVRHYKQADCELVKIDIHCHVQGDVVLECISLDSDVEREQMMFRVMFNTAFIRSNILMLNRDEIDILWNTKDHFPKNFRVEVLFSDMEASSSSVISVDLPRIEEKEGLPVEAFAKVKEIFSNVEWLDSKTDVANVLQQITASNMLLERLDSGASASTSTLLNESLSGRLKFDSKSQSQTNSPKSSVHEERSVSPLQLSEDVPMDKMIKPVKIEELSAEKIKTPASLGPASEPIPSFVLSKDSDSTKKESESSEPKKSLENDPEFPASTAQVEQSIPLIEPSIDAGSTKKKTGSLESEKKNIESLASKAVLENDTMFPASESNINAISMKNIRLLRSKEKEIESLFSEALLEKDHIVKFEPKTLLEVDTNSPRSAGQEKFSVSSFESIGDAAMEKKKEALGLTASPENNIKTPAPTDSSPTEMKIESLESKAPVENDTKFPMCPAQTKQSIPLIEPSTKANSLEKMEKLESKEKDIELLESKSLLENDTKGEQSVPLIQTSKDASSMKTVTEKSESTVLSETDIRSPTSKVDNKQISPLIEPSIDAKSIKKKIDPQQLQVSLQLPTQSIIISPRIHQAIRPASASYSSTSLLGSPVAISRYQGSPSALGITTVLQDHTPMDIKEEITHAVSISPPSDSKAPKSVEPCSTSIPTTSSLELLPSSPLKSSDSKELNSVEPCSTSIPTTSSSPELLPSSPLKSSDSQGPKYVELCSTSIPTTSSSPELLPSSPLKSSDSKVSKSVELCSTSIPTTSSSSEFLPSSPLKSSDSKVPKSVEPCSTSIPTTSSPPEFLPSSPLKSSDSKALKSAELCSTSIPATSSSPELLPSSPLKFSDSKALKSVEPCSTSIPTTSSPRELLPSSPLKSLDSKALKSAEPCSTSIPTTLSPELLPSSPLKSSSVDPLAAIIPIPPPPPPQQSENSMHDTNQISSAIPPPPPPPFLPETSFSTVEDSLKHPPPHPPPPPPPPPSSTGQTSSSSIPPPPLPPLRSMNNSVAMSGPPPPPPPPGTTPGSTSTPLAPPPPPPPGFAIQNSLSNGPTNIPPVPPPPSPSANGLSNSAASPQSRAIPGPPGTAPPIPGPPGNVPPIPGPPSGAFGAKGRGLLRTNAKTQTKRSNLKPYHWLKLTRAMHGSLWAETQKLDEASRAPEFDMSELETLFSANNPSSSHEKGGKSNRRGSGQKPDKVQLIELRRAYNCEIMLTKVKIPLPDLMGHVLALDDSVLYVDQVENLIKFCPTKEEMDQLKAYTGDKENLGKCEQFFLELMKVPRVESKLRVFCFKMQFCSQVSELKRDLNIVNSASEEIRNSVKLKRIMQTILSLGNALNHGTARGSAVGFRLDSLLKLTDTRARNNKMTLMHYLCKVLAEKLPELLDFSKDLVNLEGATKIQLKYLAEEMQAISKGLEKVIQELSASENDGPVSEVFCQILKEFLSDAEAEVRSLAQLYTNVGRNADALASYFGEDPQRCPFEQVVATLMNFVRMFIRAHDENVKQIEYEKKKADKEAAENEKSKLARNESGHMMRTSIKSGNIK comes from the exons ATGGCATTGTTCCGTAAGTTCTTCTATAAGAAACCCCCTGATGGGCTTCTTGAAATCACTGAAAGGGTTTATG TCTTCGATTACTGCTTTACCACGGATGTTATAGACGAAGACGAATACAAAGTGTATATAGGAGGAATAATTAGGCAAATTCGCGAGCACTTCCCCGACGCTTCATTTATGGTGTTCAACATGAGGGAAGGAGAAAACCAAAGCCATATATCAAACATTTTGTGTGACTATGACATGACCGTGATGGACTATCCTAGACAGTACGAAGGTTGTCCATTACTTACCATGGAGATGATCCATCATTTCTTAAGATCAGGTGAAAATTGGCTACAACTCGGGAATCAAAATATCGTTTTGATGCATTGCGAACGAGGTGGGTGGCCTGTCTTAGCATTTATGCTGGCAGCACTATTGATTTATAGAAAAATGTATACAGGGGAGCAGAAAACACTTGACATGATATATAAGCAAGCGCCTCGGGAACTTTTGCAGTTGATGTCACCGTTGAATCCATTACCTTCACAATTGAGGTATCTTCAATACATATCAAGAAGAAATGTTGGTTCGGAATGGCCTCCTCTGGATAGAGCACTTACATTGGACTGCGTAATTATAAGACAAATTCCTAATATGGATGGAGAGGGTGGTTGTCGTCCTATATTTAGGATATATGGACAGGACCCCTTTATTCCTGCAAATCGGAGTCCCAAAGTTCTCTTTTCTACTCCAAAAAGGAGCAAACTTGTTCGGCACTATAAACAG GCTGATTGTGAACTTGTTAAGATTGACATCCATTGTCATGTTCAAGGCGATGTTGTACTTGAGTGTATTAGTCTGGACAGTGATGTGGAACGAGAACAAATGATGTTCCGGGTGATGTTTAATACAGCATTCATAAGATCAAATATTTTGATGCTTAACCGCGATGAAATCGACATATTATGGAATACTAAAGATCACTTCCCTAAAAATTTCAGAGTAGAG GTTCTTTTCTCAGATATGGAGGCTTCTTCATCTTCTGTTATTTCAGTTGATCTTCCTCGTATTGAGGAGAAAGAAGGTCTACCTGTTGAAGCATTCGCTAAAGTTAAGGAAATTTTCAGCAATGTTGAGTGGCTCGATTCGAAGACAGATGTAGCAAATGTGCTCCAACAGATCACAGCATCGAATATGCTTCTAGAAAGATTGGACAGTGGAGCTTCTGCTTCAACAAGCACCTTGCTAAACGAGTCATTGTCCGGAAgattaaaatttgattcaaagtCACAAAGCCAAACAAACAGTCCCAAATCTTCTGTTCATGAGGAACGTTCCGTGTCTCCATTGCAATTGTCCGAGGATGTTCCTATGGATAAAATGATTAAACCAGTAAAAATAGAGGAACTGTCAGCAGAGAAAATCAAGACTCCTGCAAGTTTAGGTCCAGCGAGCGAACCTATTCCTTCATTTGTTCTGTCAAAAGATTCAGATTCTACTAAAAAGGAGTCTGAATCATCAGAACCAAAAAAGTCACTCGAAAATGATCCTGAATTTCCTGCTTCCACGGCTCAGGTAGAACAATCTATCCCCTTAATTGAACCATCAATAGATGCAGGTTCCACGAAAAAGAAGACTGGATCATTGGAATCTgagaaaaagaatattgaatCATTAGCATCAAAGGCGGTATTGGAAAATGACACCATGTTTCCTGCATCTGAATCTAATATTAATGCAATTTCTATGAAAAATATTAGACTGTTaagatcaaaagaaaaggagattGAATCATTATTCTCAGAGGCACTGTTGGAAAAGGATCACATAGTTAAATTTGAACCGAAGACGCTGCTGGAAGTTGATACAAATAGTCCGAGATCTGCAGGTCAAGAGAAATTTTCAGTGTCCTCATTTGAATCAATTGGGGATGCTGCAatggaaaagaagaaagaagctTTAGGTTTAACGGCATCACCAGAAAATAACATCAAGACTCCTGCACCAACAGATTCAAGTCCTACTGAAATGAAGATTGAATCATTAGAATCAAAGGCACCAGTGGAAAATGATACCAAGTTTCCCATGTGTCCAGCTCAAACGAAACAATCTATTCCTTTAATTGAACCATCCACAAAAGCTAATTCATTGGAAAAGATGGAGAAATTAGAGTCAAAGGAAAAGGATATTGAATTGTTAGAATCAAAGTCATTGTTGGAAAATGATACCAAGGGGGAGCAATCGGTTCCTCTAATTCAAACATCGAAGGATGCAAGTTCAATGAAAACGGTGACTGAGAAGTCAGAATCAACGGTGTTGTCAGAAACTGATATCAGGAGTCCAACATCCAAGGttgataataaacaaattagtcccttaattgaACCCTCCATTGatgcaaaatcaattaaaaagaaGATTGACCCTCAACAATTGCAGGTTTCACTTCAGCTACCAACCCAATCTATAATAATTTCTCCACGGATACATCAAGCTATTCGACCTGCTTCTGCTTCTTATTCTTCTACCTCCTTGCTAGGTTCGCCTGTAGCCATCTCAAGATATCAGGGTTCACCATCAGCTCTTGGAATAACAACTGTGTTGCAAGATCATACACCGATGGATATCAAAGAAGAAATCACTCATGCAGTGTCGATATCTCCTCCTTCAGACTCAAAGGCGCCAAAGTCTGTAGAGCCTTGTTCTACAAGTATTCCTACAACATCATCACTGGAATTGCTTCCATCTTCGCCGTTGAAGTCTTCAGACTCAAAGGAGCTAAATTCTGTAGAGCCTTGTTCTACAAGTATTCCTACAACATCTTCATCACCGGAATTGCTTCCATCTTCGCCATTGAAGTCTTCAGACTCACAGGGGCCAAAGTATGTAGAACTTTGTTCTACAAGTATTCCTACGACATCATCATCACCGGAATTGCTTCCATCTTCGCCATTGAAGTCTTCAGACTCAAAGGTGTCAAAGtctgtagagctttgttctACAAGTATTCctacaacatcatcatcatcggaATTCCTTCCGTCTTCACCGCTGAAGTCTTCAGACTCAAAGGTGCCAAAGTCTGTAGAGCCTTGTTCTACAAGTATTCCTACAACATCATCACCACCGGAATTTCTTCCATCTTCGCCGTTGAAATCTTCAGACTCAAAGGCGCTAAAGTCTGCAGAGCTTTGTTCTACAAGTATTCCTGCAACATCTTCATCACCGGAATTGCTTCCATCTTCGCCGTTGAAGTTTTCAGACTCAAAGGCCTTAAAGTCTGTAGAGCCTTGTTCTACAAGTATTCCTACAACATCATCACCGCGGGAATTGCTTCCTTCTTCGCCGTTGAAGAGTTTAGACTCAAAGGCGCTAAAGTCTGCAGAGCCTTGTTCTACAAGTATTCCTACAACATTATCACCGGAATTGCTTCCTTCTTCGCCGTTGAAGTCTTCATCAGTGGATCCTCTTGCTGCCATTATTCCTATtcctccacctcctcctcctcagcaaagtgaaaattcaatgcaTGATACAAATCAGATATCATCGGCTATTCCTCCTCCCCCTCCCCCTCCATTCCTTCCTGAAACATCTTTTTCCACTGTAGAAGATTCATTAAAACATCCTCCCCCTCATCCACcgcctccaccaccaccacctccatcTTCAACCGGacaaacatcatcatcttcaatacCTCCTCCTCCACTTCCTCCTCTACGGAGTATGAACAACTCTGTTGCTATGTCTGGTCCCCCTcctccacctccaccaccaGGCACCACACCTGGTTCCACTTCTACACCATTAGCGCCGCCACCACCTCCTCCGCCTGGTTTTGCAATCCAAAATTCTCTGTCTAATGGCCCTACAAATATTCCACCCGTACCCCCACCTCCTTCTCCTTCTGCCAATGGATTATCAAACTCTGCTGCCTCACCACAGTCTCGTGCAATTCCTGGACCACCTGGAACTGCACCTCCAATTCCTGGACCACCTGGGAATGTGCCTCCAATTCCTGGACCACCTTCCGGTGCATTTGGCGCAAAGGGACGCGGATTACTACGTACTAATGCGAAAACTCAAACTAAAAGAAGCAATCTGAAACCTTACCATTGGTTAAAGTTAACAAGGGCCATGCATGGTAGCTTGTGGGCCGAGACACAGAAACTTGATGAAGCTTCTAG GGCTCCAGAGTTTGACATGTCAGAACTTGAGACTCTTTTCTCTGCAAATAATCCAAGTTCTAGTCATGAAAAAGGAGGAAAATCAAATCGCCGTGGCTCGGGCCAGAAACCTGACAAAGTTCAACTA ATTGAACTCAGGCGGGCGTATAACTGTGAGATTATGCTTACAAAAGTTAAAATCCCATTGCCTGATTTAATG GGTCATGTTCTCGCATTGGACGATTCCGTGTTGTATGTTGATCAGGTTGAGAACCTCATAAAGTTCTGTCCGACTAAAGAAGAGATGGACCAGCTCAAG GCATACACTGGAGATAAGGAAAATTTGGGGAAGTGTGAACAG TTCTTCTTAGAATTAATGAAAGTTCCAAGAGTGGAAAGCAAGCTAAGAGTTTTCTGTTTTAAGATGCAATTCTGCTCTCAG gtTTCAGAACTCAAAAGAGACTTGAATATCGTAAATTCTGCATCTGAAGAG ATAAGGAATTCGGTCAAATTGAAAAGAATCATGCAGACCATTCTTTCTCTTGGCAATGCTTTGAATCATGGAACTGCAAGAG GTTCTGCTGTTGGGTTCCGTTTGGATAGTCTTCTTAAACTCACTGATACACGAGCCCGAAACAACAAAATGACCCTCATGCATTATCTTTGTAAG GTGCTTGCTGAAAAGCTTCCGGAACTTTTAGATTTCTCCAAAGACCTGGTCAATTTGGAGGGTGCAACCAAG ATACAATTGAAATATTTGGCAGAAGAAATGCAAGCTATTAGTAAAGGACTGGAGAAAGTAATTCAAGAATTGTCGGCATCAGAGAATGATGGACCCGTGTCAGAAGTCTTCTGCCAG ATTCTGAAAGAATTTCTTAGTGATGCTGAAGCTGAAGTGAGGTCTTTGGCTCAGCTTTATACCAATGTG GGTAGAAACGCGGATGCATTAGCATCATACTTCGGAGAAGACCCACAACGTTGCCCATTTGAACAAG TTGTAGCAACTCTGATGAACTTTGTGAGGATGTTCATCCGAGCACATGACGAAAATGTCAAGCAGATTGaatatgaaaaaaagaaagcaGACAAGGAAGCAGCAGAAAATGAAAAGTCGAAGCTAGCTAGAAATGAATCTGGACATATGATGAGGACCTCCATCAAGAGTGGTAATATTAAATAG